Genomic segment of Bacteroidales bacterium:
ATAACCAGTATCGCCAAAATCATTGAGCCCTTCGGTAATATTTTCAGAAATATTCCCTTCAATTTTTGTAACAGAGGGAGGAATATTAAATAAAACCCAATGAACCCAAACCTTTGAAGGAGCATCCGGGTCGTCGCAAATAACAGTATAAGACTGGGTTTGGGCAGGACCTTTACTCCATTCAATAGAAGGCATAATATTTTCCGCATCGCAGGTATATTTTGCAGGGATATAATCATTATGATGAAACGAACTGCTTTTTACCTTTAATGTATCAATATCCGTTTTGGTTTTACAATTAAAAGGGAAATTTCCTGAAAATCCAAGAATGACCAATACTGCAATTAGCAGTATGAAAAATATTTTTCGAAACATGATGAATTATTTTTGAGGGAACAAGATACTAAATTTTGTTCCAACTGAATTAGCGAATGAAATTTTACCGCCAATTTGTTCCGTAAGAGAACATACCAATTGCAATCCAAGCGTTTTTGC
This window contains:
- a CDS encoding YbhB/YbcL family Raf kinase inhibitor-like protein, which gives rise to MFRKIFFILLIAVLVILGFSGNFPFNCKTKTDIDTLKVKSSSFHHNDYIPAKYTCDAENIMPSIEWSKGPAQTQSYTVICDDPDAPSKVWVHWVLFNIPPSVTKIEGNISENITEGLNDFGDTGYSGPCPPSGIHHYHFKVYALDSMLSLRKGALRDDVDAAMKDHILAKGEIIGLYERKK